A single Metarhizium brunneum chromosome 5, complete sequence DNA region contains:
- the Padi2 gene encoding Protein-arginine deiminase type-2: MPRISTATAILSLGLASVSRALNPVILADTNRDGKVDVEGSTDLAGKETWTEQTGALFLANIVDTNRRCSDKIITSFDFGDGPDPSTPNQELDKCHDAADNVLRNSKYLAALKTAPMADVSSSATGSIAVLGEAAAEKVRVFHKSGSDWLYVAANYTFAADEIKKGLELGIDARDVRRPGVWDGRATVQFSVSDGAETVKDAVALRVAPVLTHHHLQQAREIITMRPTEKGLGARFAKELQDHITKAGIQKPLRLVGADQFPQDHFEAGYTSIPGPDGPVTLGVMIRSAINNTEGRIAFSDMRSDSVGAVQFLQIDNHDSDVDHTGNLETIPPHSHNGKSYPAGRVIMGSRGGQKANIIKFLEAQEMQKPVDIDTTWLYIGHTDEFMQFVPADNKRGWAMMVDDPLAGLDLLVKAQKAGHGNVRALSRPSFPTDSADSRKPDDVSLPAMTIDAVLSRANFSRAQEYAAWNIERNINIVKQEVGLDDGEIFRVPALYYNEAMAGPRPYQPKKYLPEPGQEEEHIKDRDHAFQVYAFYPGAVNGIVLGKGKYLSANVWGPVIDGKDILKEAVNAAYAKANMTVDYIDDWFSHHEGVGEIHCGSNAIRDTDFPWW, from the exons ATGCCTCGCATCAGTACAGCCACGGCGATCTTGTCTCTGG GACTTGCAAGCGTCAGCCGGGCCTTGAACCCCgtcatcctcgccgacaCAAACCGCGACGGCAAAGTTGATGTGGAAGGCAGCACCGATCTTGCCGGAAAAGAAACTTGGACTGAGCAGACCGGCGCCCTGTTTCTGGCCAACATCGTAGATACGAACCGGCGTTGCTCTGACAAGATCATTACCAGTTTCGATTTCGGAGACGGTCCTGATCCTTCTACGCCCAACCAAGAACTAGACAAATGCCATGACGCTGCCGATAATGTGCTGCGAAACTCCAAATATCTGGCTGCCCTGAAAACTGCACCCATGGCAGATGTGAGCAGCTCGGCTACCGGGTCTATTGCCGTGCTGGGAGAAGCAGCCGCCGAAAAGGTCCGCGTTTTCCACAAGTCGGGCAGTGACTGGTTATACGTGGCCGCCAACTACAccttcgccgccgacgaaaTCAAGAAGGGCCTGGAACTTGGCATTGACGCCCGCGACGTTCGCCGCCCGGGTGTCTGGGACGGCAGAGCTACTGTACAGTTCAGCGTCAGTGACGGTGCCGAGACGGTCAAGGACGCGGTGGCTCTCCGGGTTGCTCCCGTCTTGACGCACCACCATCTGCAACAGGCCAGGGAGATCATTACCATGAGGCCCACGGAGAAGGGCCTAGGAGCCAGGTTTGCCAAGGAGCTGCAGGACCACATAACAAAGGCCGGTATCCAGAAACCACTACGGCTGGTTGGGGCGGACCAGTTTCCCCAGGACCATTTCGAAGCTGGATATACCAGTATTCCCGGGCCAGATGGACCTGTCACGCTGGGAGTTATGATCCGGTCCGCCATCAATAACACCGAGGGAAGAATCGCCTTCTCCGATATGCGATCCGACTCCGTTGGAGCAGTCCAGTTCCTCCAAATCGACAACCATGACAGCGACGTAGATCACACGGGCAATCTGGAGACTATTCCTCCCCATTCGCACAACGGCAAGTCGTATCCAGCTGGACGTGTAATCATGGGGTCGCGAGGCGGGCAAAAGGCCAACATCATCAAGTTCCTCGAGGCCCAAGAGATGCAGAAGCCCGTTGACATTGACACAACTTGGCTGTACATCGGCCACACAGACGAGTTTATGCAGTTCGTCCCCGCCGACAACAAGCGCGgctgggccatgatggtgGACGACCCCCTCGCCGGCCTTGATCTCCTCGTAAAGGCCCAAAAggcaggccatggcaatgtCCGGGCCttgtcgaggccgagcttCCCTACCGACAGCGCCGATAGCCGGAAACCAGATGATGTCAGTCTTCCAGCTATGACGATCGACGCCGTGCTCAGCCGGGCCAACTTTTCCCGGGCCCAGGAGTACGCCGCGTGGAACATTGAGCGAAACATCAACATTGTAAAACAAGAGGTTGGACTCGACGATGGCGAAATCTTTCGCGTGCCGGCGCTGTACTACAACGAAGCCATGGCCGGCCCAAGACCGTACCAGCCCAAAAAGTACCTGCCGGAGCCGGGCCAGGAGGAGGAACACATCAAGGACCGCGACCACGCGTTCCAGGTATATGCATTCTACCCCGgcgccgtcaatggcataGTCCTTGGAAAGGGCAAGTACTTGTCCGCCAACGTATGGGGGCCCGTCATTGACGGCAAGGACATTCTCAAAGAGGCTGTCAATGCGGCGtatgccaaggccaacatGACGGTGGACTATATCGACGACTGGTTTTCGCACCACGAAGGTGTTGGCGAGATACACTGCGGCTCAAACGCCATTCGCGATACTGATTTTCCCTGGTGGTAA
- the mak2 gene encoding Peroxide stress-activated histidine kinase mak2, with protein sequence MAANVVAEEARERETFRYDSSLINQLFPNPDEAPIFPSQLTPDPSLTAFAELGVHRLNACRAFVSLFDRQHQYIVAEATPTTPLSPGSSAAQQPSGRDGLEAQLLLWGTSLPRSSSICDHVLTSLAPGATHERIKCGQEPYPELPVTVIGDLENHPFMEGVTALPCWPPYKFYAGVPLRTPKGIYIGVFSVLDMDGREGEDPNISPIMQDISRTIMGYLETRRFRDGQRRADRMVKGVGSFVQGKSTTSGWQVAPCADEAEDRADTNAGDAEEDPTTQASASKDKKSHVNDASTKSAKHIFSKAAKIIRESIEADGVLFLDAGISSFGGRATVGGIAGSRDGERRASATSMHYAAGALNNCSCCKVLGFSTSYSSSIDGHDQEQCYKQLPEHALGEYLKKYPRGTIVTLNELNTPNDTTAISDEGTQPVLDIPRQPLGLHLDLQKAKSSESMKSEYDMEDFVRDLLPGARNVAFFPLWDPQKRRWYAGGFAYTKKASRVLSVEGELSYLLAFGTVIMAEVFRIDSKVVEQSKMDVLSSISHELRSPLHGIILGAELLHDTALDAFQGDLLHSMETCSRTLLDTVDHLLDWSGVNNFLSPTSVPQDNGDVEERGLRSGKMATIESGMMSIVSRVSVDLIVEEVVESVYAGRIFQLRTLGSNVAQTGNPAGSEAMQPNELVDCLAAQKESDISTICVDIEPNASWEFYSQPGALRRVVMNLVGNSLKFTTKGFVKISLDQPQISPAVGEQEGTYVRLTVTDSGCGIGKSYLENDIFTPFIQEDGLKPGMGLGLSFVERIVTALKGSISIQSVVDKGTSVSVTIPLSPVVPETATPRLRNPGHEFESQKNDLKGLRVLLLGFRDTPSVDSDDGVFGTNVVEREGIANICRDWLQMQVVDPSQSNTFIPDLLLCDETYLHLNSHIHTQRNASSPPAVVICKNAVSARDLAENKIFKRRPNDQLWEFSAQPVGPRKLAKVLSLTFKRWTTYQATLNPLSAAQTPEDEDGPRPTNATVTVPETNSYHADGIPESVIPNSFHDISLPERVRRSTPLAAIYPDSTTSDIDSNQPGTSFLLVDDNPINLKILITYMKKLRLPYRTATNGQQAVDLFREGNGLYKCVFMDISMPVMDGFEATRHIRSTEMEKGLHRCTIFALTGLASADAQQEAFTSGIDLFLTKPVKLAELSQILSARFGSIQN encoded by the exons atggccgccaacgtCGTAGCCGAGGAAGCCCGTGAGCGCGAGACGTTTCG ATACGACTCGTCTTTGATCAACCAACTGTTTCCCAACCCGGACGAGGCGCCAATCTTCCCCTCACAACTTACTCCCGACCCATCCTTGACTGCCTTTGCAGAATTGGGCGTGCACCGTCTCAACGCTTGCCGTGCCTTTGTTTCGCTCTTCGATAGGCAGCATCAGTATATTGTCGCCGAGGCTACGCCTACGACTCCGCTCTCACCGGGTAGCAGCGCTGCTCAGCAGCCTAGCGGGCGGGATGGACTCGAGGCGCAACTCTTGCTTTGGGGCACCTCCCTGCCTCGCTCAAGTAGTATTTGCGACCATGTTCTTACGTCTTTGGCCCCGGGGGCTACTCATGAGCGGATAAAGTGTGGTCAGGAGCCTTATCCGGAACTTCCTGTGACTGTTATAGGTGACCTGGAAAACCACCCGTTCATGGAGGGGGTAACCGctttgccatgttggccacCTTACAAGTTTTATGCTGGTGTTCCGCTCAGGACTCCAAAGGGAATATATATCGGTGTTTTTAGCGTGTTGGATATGGACGGCCGGGAGGGAGAGGACCCCAATATTTCTCCGATCATGCAGGACATTTCGCGAACGATTATGGGATATTTAGAGACGCGAAGGTTTAGAGATGGTCAAAGGAGGGCTGATAGGATGGTGAAGGGTGTTGGGAGCTTCGTACAGGGCAAGTCAACGACCTCGGGGTGGCAGGTTGCGCCTTGTGCCGATGAAGCGGAAGATCGGGCTGATACTAATGCTGGTGACGCAGAAGAAG ATCCAACAACTCAAGCATCAGCTAGTAAGGACAAGAAGAGCCATGTCAACGATGCTTCTACCAAATCTGCAAAGCacatcttctccaaggcggcaaagatTATACGTGAATCGATCGAAGCCGACGGCGTGCTATTCTTGGATGCTGGAATTTCATCCTTTGGCGGACGAGCTACTGTCGGTGGAATCGCGGGAAGTCGTGATGGTGAGCGTCGTGCATCCGCCACCAGTATGCATTATGCAGCTGGAGCTCTGAATAACTGCTCGTGCTGCAAGGTTCTCGGGTTCTCCACGTCATACTCTTCCAGCATTGATGGGCACGATCAGGAGCAATGCTACAAGCAGCTCCCCGAACACGCATTGGGCGAATATTTGAAGAAGTACCCCAGAGGCACCATCGTCACATTGAACGAACTCAACACACCAAATGACACAACAGCTATTTCTGATGAAGGAACGCAGCCTGTCTTGGACATTCCCCGGCAACCGTTAGGATTGCATCTGGACCTTCAAAAGGCGAAGTCGTCAGAATCAATGAAATCCGAATACGACATGGAGGATTTTGTGAGAGACTTGCTACCTGGGGCCCGGAACGTTGCCTTTTTCCCTCTTTGGGACCCCCAAAAACGCCGGTGGTATGCTGGTGGTTTCGCATACACCAAGAAAGCGTCACGCGTCTTGTCCGTGGAGGGAGAACTAAGCTATCTTTTGGCTTTTGGCACTGTCATCATGGCAGAGGTGTTCCGGATAGACTCCAAGGTGGTGGAACAATCCAAAATGGATGTGTTGAGCTCCATATCTCACGAACTGCGTTCACCTCTCCACGGCATCATTCTCGGTGCCGAACTACTCCATGATACTGCTTTGGATGCATTCCAAGGAGACCTGCTGCACTCTATGGAGACTTGCAGCCGTACTCTGCTTGACACTGTCGACCATCTGTTGGACTGGAGCGGAGTCAATAACTTTCTCTCGCCGACATCCGTACCGCAAGACAATGGCGACGTAGAAGAACGAGGATTACGGTCGGGGAAAATGGCAACTATTGAATCAGGCATGATGAGCATAGTGTCACGCGTCAGTGTAGACTTGATCGTGGAGGAAGTTGTGGAAAGTGTCTACGCAGGACGTATTTTTCAGCTCCGGACGCTGGGGTCAAACGTGGCACAAACCGGAAATCCAGCCGGCTCAGAAGCAATGCAGCCAAATGAGTTAGTTGACTGCTTGGCGGCACAAAAGGAATCTGACATCTCTACGATATGCGTCGACATTGAACCCAACGCTTCGTGGGAATTTTACTCACAACCAGGTGCATTGCGTCGGGTCGTTATGAATTTGGTTGGCAATTCGCTCAAGTTCACGACCAAAGGATTTGTCAAGATTTCTCTGGACCAGCCGCAGATATCACCAGCTGTTGGGGAGCAAGAGGGCACCTATGTGCGACTAACAGTAACAGATTCTGGCTGTGGAATTGGCAAATCGTATCTCGAGAACGACATCTTCACTCCGTTTATCCAAGAGGACGGCCTCAAGCCAGGAATGGGCCTCGGCCTCAGTTTTGTGGAAAGAATTGTGACGGCACTCAAGGGGTCCATCTCAATACAGAGCGTGGTTGACAAAGGAACCAGTGTATCCGTCACAATACCACTTTCTCCCGTGGTGCCAGAAACCGCAACTCCAAGGCTGCGGAATCCCGGTCACGAATTTGAGTCTCAAAAGAACGATTTGAAGGGCTTACGAGTGCTTCTTTTGGGCTTCCGTGATACGCCATCCGTTGATAGTGACGACGGTGTGTTTGGAACGAATGTTGTTGAACGCGAGGGAATTGCGAATATATGCCGAGATTGGCTGCAAATGCAGGTGGTAGATCCATCTCAAAGCAATACTTTTATACCGGATTTGTTGCTATGCGACGAGACGTATTTGCACCTGAATTCTCATATCCACACCCAGCGAAACGCCTCTTCACCTCCCGCAGTGGTCATTTGCAAGAACGCGGTGTCCGCTCGCGACCTGGCAGAGAACAAAATATTCAAGCGCAGACCCAACGACCAATTGTGGGAGTTTAGCGCCCAGCC TGTTGGTCCTCGAAAACTGGCCAAAGTCCTATCACTGACATTCAAGCGATGGACAACTTACCAAGCAACTCTCAACCCCTTGTCGGCGGCTCAAACCcccgaagacgaagacggccCTCGCCCAACCAACGCAACGGTCACCGTGCCGGAAACAAACTCGTACCACGCTGACGGAATACCCGAGTCGGTTATCCCAAACTCGTTTCATGACATCTCGCTGCCTGAACGAGTACGTCGATCCACCCCCCTCGCAGCCATATACCCCGACTCAACCACATCCGACATCGACTCCAACCAACCAGGCACAAGTTTCCTACTCGTCGACGACAACCCCATCAACCTCAAAATCCTCATCACCTACATGAAGAAACTTCGACTACCCTACCGCACCGCCACAAACGGCCAACAAGCCGTCGACTTATTCCGCGAAGGAAACGGTCTCTATAAGTGTGTTTTCATGGACATTTCCATGCCGGTGATGGATGGCTTCGAAGCAACGCGGCATATACGAAGCACGGAGATGGAAAAGGGCTTGCATCGGTGTACAATCTTTGCGCTGACGGGGTTGGCGAGTGCGGATGCGCAGCAGGAGGCATTTACAAGCGGGATCGATTTGTTTTTGACCAAGCCAGTCAAATTAGCTGAATTGAGTCAGATTTTGTCGGCGAGATTCGGGTCAATACAGAATTGA
- the zuo1 gene encoding Zuotin, which translates to MATVMQVNDLPLPILPEGWNAEKDFKAIGQLSGAVQRSIEPVGPHFLAHARRARHKRTFSEDDRIQAQESAKKVEDGDESDESEAEDPMMLQREAKDWKTQDHYKILGLSKYRWKATEDQIKKAHRKKVLKHHPDKKAAQGRTEDDQFFKCIQKATEVLLDPVKRRQYDSVDEEADVEPPTKKQLQKGDFYKLWSKVFKSEGRFSKTHPVPTFGNAESTKEHVEDFYNFWYNFDSWRSFEYLDEDVPDDNENRDQKRHVERKNANARKKKKAEDNARLRKLLDEASAGDERIKRFRQEANAAKNKKRFEKEAAEKKATEDAKAKKEAEEKAQAEAEAAAKADRESAKKAKEAAKNAVKKNKRVLKGSIKDANYFATGDVSAAQIDAVLGDVELVQGKIDPDEIAALAGKLNGLTVADKIKAVWNDEVKRLVDAGKLKDGEAKTLA; encoded by the exons ATGGCTACCGTTATGCAGGTCAATGACCTGCCTCTACCCATTCTTCCCGAAGGATGGAATGCTGAGAAGgacttcaaggccattggGCAACTGTCCGGCGCTGTGCAGCGCAGCATTGAACCTGTTGGCCCTCATTTCCTGGCCCACGCCCGCCGAGCTCGCCACAAGCGCACTTTCTCCGAAGACGATCGCATCCAGGCTCAGGAGAGCGCCAAGAAGGTCGAGGATGGGGATGAGAGCGATGAGAGCGAGGCTGAGGATCCCATGATGCTGCAgcgcgaggccaaggactGGAAG ACCCAGGATCACTACAAGATTTTGGGCCTCTCCAAGTACCGCTGGAAGGCTACGGAGGACCAGATCAAGAAGGCCCACCGCAAGAAGGTTCTGAAGCACCACCCCGACAAGAAGGCCGCCCAGGGCCGTACTGAAGACGACCAATTCTTCAAGTGCATCCAAAAAGCCACCGAGGTTCTCCTTGACCCCGTCAAGCGCCGCCAGTATGACTCCgttgacgaggaagccgatGTTGAACCACCAACCAAGAAGCAGCTCCAAAAGGGTGATTTCTACAAGCTCTGGAGCAAGGTCTTCAAGTCTGAGGGCCGATTCTCCAAGACTCACCCCGTACCTACGTTTGGCAACGCCGAGTCTACCAAGGAGCATGTTGAAGACTTTTACAACTTCTGGTACAACTTTGACTCGTGGCGCAGCTTCGAGTACCTTGATGAGGATGTCCCCGATGACAACGAGAACCGTGACCAGAAGCGCCACGTTGAGCGAAAGAACGCCAACGCCcgtaagaagaagaaggccgaaGACAACGCCCGCCTCCGCAAGCTACTGGATGAAGCGTCTGCTGGTGACGAGCGTATCAAGCGCTTTAGACAGGAGGCCAATGctgccaagaacaagaagcgTTTCGAAAAAGAGGCTGCCGAGAAAAAGGCCACCGAGgacgccaaggccaagaaagagGCGGAGGAGAAGGCCCAAGctgaggccgaggctgctgccaaAGCCGACCGCGAGTCTgcaaagaaggccaaggaagctgccaagaatgccgtcaagaagaacaagcgTGTGCTCAAGGGTTCCATCAAAGATGCCAACTACTTTGCCACTGGCGACGTGTCGGCTGCCCAGATCGATGCTGTCTTGGGAGATGTTGAGCTCGTCCAGGGAAAGATTGATCCAGACGAGATTGCTGCTTTGGCCGGCAAGCTTAATGGTCTGACGGTGGCTGATAAGATCAAGGCTGTTTGGAACGACGAGGTCAAGAGGcttgttgatgctggcaagctcaaggatggTGAAGCCAAGACCCTGGCTTAA